Part of the Lynx canadensis isolate LIC74 chromosome E3, mLynCan4.pri.v2, whole genome shotgun sequence genome is shown below.
ggaatcaagagtctgaccttaagggactgagccacccagatgccccatagggactgatttttttttttttcaacgtttatttatttttgggacagagagagacagagcatgaacgggggaggggcagagagagagggagacacagaattggaaacaggctccaggctctgagccatcagcccagagcctgacgcggggctcgaactcacggaccgcgagatcgtgacctggctgaagtcggacgcttaaccgactgcgccacccaggcgccccgggactgatttttaaaaattaatttttgtcatATAGCTATGGAAAACATAGGCTTCAAAgtcaaacacacaaaacaaagtaTATCAAAGTCTAGcctcttttgctttcattttgttcgCTCCTTCTTACAAAGTTTTTGAGTTatatttccacttaaaaaaaaaacgcagGAATTTACATTTGTACCTCCCCAGTCCCTGTCACAAATGAATAGTAGAGGAATTTGTATACTTTCCTGCTGAAGACAGGATAGCCTCTAGTGTTTCACCCCTGAGATCCTCAGAAAcattttttcgtttttgtttttttttttttttttaaatgcacgtAGCTATCTATGCCTTCTACCGGATCTTCCACAGCAGTTTTCAGTAAGATAAAGCATGTGAAAACACTCAAACTGCAAAGTGGCAGACAAACGTGCCTGTTGACGGAGTAATAACCCACCTGGGGAGAACCTCAAGAGTCATGAGCCCAACTTAACACATTTTACACAAGACAAAAGAGGCTCACAGAACTGAGAGGACCTGCCCCAAGGAACACAGGAAACGGGCAAGGGATCCAGTCTCCTGCCCTGCAATCCCccgagccttttttttttttttctttttaaaaactgtactcAACATACaggtaactatttttatttatttattttttatttgagagagagagagagagagagagagagagactgtgcgcgaggaggggagaggggcagagggagagagagaatctcaagcagctccacactcagcggagagccccacccctgctggatcccacaaccgtgggatcatgacctgggtcgaaatcaagagtgggtcgcGCCCTTACAGAcaccaattttaatttttttttcaacgtttatttatttttgggacagagagagacagagcacgaacaggggaggggcagagagagagggagacacagaatcggaaacaggctccaggctctgagccatcagcccagagcctgacgcggggctcgaactcacggaccgcgagatcgtgacctggctgaagtcggacgcttaaccgactgcgccacccaggcgccccaaacagacACCAATTTTAAAGAGACGAATATTTTAGAGAGCCCTCGAAGGGGAAAAAGTCACAAACGGCTGCAAGGCTGAACGAGGCAGTTCTTGCCGAGGCAACCATGAACGCCCAGAGTCCCGGGAAGAAGTCGGGTCTGGGGGGTCAGAGAgcttctccctcactcatactGGGAAGCTCCCGTCGCAGTTGGCAGGCGACGAAACACACGGAGATGCTGTGAAGGCACCGAGTAGGGAGGGCCGACGTGGGGGCGCCTGACCGTTCAGTTAAAGCTGTCCCATTTGGCATAAAAGACTTGACACACGCACACTCTGGCTTCGAGCAGAAGTCAGATCAAGACTGCAGGAAAAAGACGCCACATCCAggtttccaaagaagaaatggtCCTCGTGAGGACCCGTAGGGCCGCCACGGGATCCAGCTCTGAAACTTTGGTTTAGGGGTGGGGCCGAGGTTTTGTGGGCGGAAGCCCtcggggagacagggaggggagtAACGGAAATGACGCTTAGAAGCGCcgatggggtggggcaggggctggtcCTTCCGCCCTGTTTGGGTAGGGGCAAGCGGTTTCCGGTAGCGGCGTCtggaaggggaggggcgggggagagggggcggTGAGTTTGTGTTCTGTGACCCCCTGGCCTCCAGAGACCTTGCACTCTGGTAGCCAGACCAAGATGATGGGCTGTGAGGAGCCAGGGCTGGAATTGGTCGAAGGGGAGGAGGCCGTGGCGGCCCCAGGGCCACCCCCGGAACCGCGCGCCccggagcccagagccccagTTCCCGAGCCTGGCCTGGACTTGAGCCTGAGCCTGAGCCCGCGGTCCGAGACCCCCGAACGGCCGACCTGCAGCCCTGGGCGGCGGAAGGGGCGAGCGGACCGGCGGGGCGGGGCCCGCAAGGGGCGGCAGGTGAGCTGGGGGAAGGCCTGCCCGCCAGCCCTCAGACGAGCCCGCCCCCACCTCTTCACCGCCCCACTCTCTGCTCCCAGGTACGCTTTCGCTTGGCACCGCTCTCCCCTGTGCGGTCCGAGCCGCTGCTGGCCGCCGCCGCACCCAGCGAGAAGCTCTCGGCGCCGCAGGACCTGGGGGCACCCGCGCAGCAGAGCAGCCTGGCATTGAGTCTCGAGTTGCAGGCCGCGCGGGCTGCAGCCGAGGGCCAGTTCGATGCCGCGAAGGCCGTGGAGGAACAGCTGAGAAAGTCGTTCCAGACCCGCTGCGGCCTGGAGGAGAGCGTGGccgagggtgagagagagacggCCGACGGGGCGCGGGAGTGGGGTTGAGAGGCGCCGCTCACCTCCGCTCCCCCTGCGGTCTCAGGGCTGAACGTGCCGCGCTCCAAGCGGCTCTTCCGAGACCTGGTGAGCCTGCAGGTGCCGGAGGAACAGGTTCTGAACGCGGCGCTGAGGGAGAAACTGGCGCTCCTACCACCGCAGGCCCGAGCCCCGCCCCCAAAGGTGAGGGACCTGGGCTTGAGTTTCGGCCTtgtgccctcctccccttcccgaGTGTAACCTCACTTTGGGCTCCCAATTCCCAACAGGAGCCACCTGGGCCAGGGCCAGACATGACCATCCTTTGTGACccagaaacattattttatgaGTCTCCACACCTGACCGTGGACGGTCTGCCTCCTCTGCGTCTACAACTCCGGCCCCGCCCTTCAGAAGATACCTTCCTCATGCACCGGACACTGAGGCGATGGGAAGCGTAGACGTGGATTGCTAGTTCGTATATTTGTGTTAAAAACTTTTTCAGAATAAAGTGGCTTTGCTAACAAATGGGACTCTTCTTGGGAGCCTTAAAATGAGGTCAAGCCTCAGGTTGGAAGCTGTCTGGAAgtcaagtttttggttttttaggaACTTGGTAGTGCTAGCAAGTTAACACtgtcccaccctccccacccccttcagtCACAGACACTGCATTTGTTCCTTTGCGCTACTTATTTCGGGTCACTTTAACATGTGGGTCTCAGTCTGTAACCCTTTAGGGAGGCCTTCTTCCCTAAAGGCTCAAGGAGCCTTCGAGCCAACTAGCCATTCACACCCagttatttaaattaattccttGCTTCTACCTCTTAGAGCCTTCTCAGCTAGTTTCACCACATCCACGAGAGCtcaatagttgttgaatgaatatttcAAGTTCCAGAAACAGCTTGACAAGCTGCTAAGAGCTTCATGTTAAATTGCCTATTCATCTAGTTGCACATTACAAAACAGGTGGGTGGGTAATCCTGGAGCAGGTGGGCAGTCTGGTCCATACTGCCTTTTTTCTAGTTCTACTTCAACTCCACTGTTCATTTTTCCTAAGTTGTAAATTTGCCTCTGTCCAAAGCTcccacaaaataatttttgtcaaTGAGATTttttggggaggggagatggcCTCTTTTCTCAATTTCCACTTAAGAATTCACATTATACCCCTTCTTCCAGACTAGAGTTCTGTGTGTGGATGTCACTAGCATTCAACACTCACTGAAAACTCTGTCCTCTTCCTTGAGACTCTATTTGGGCAGAGGAAGCACAGGTTCTACTGGGAAGCACCATCCCTTCCCCACCAACTAGAAAGTGCCAGAAACCAGCATGGGGGCCACTGCCCTGAACATCAATTTATTGTGCTGTTCTTACATTCCAGACCCAACCCCCTCTCCCAATGGGGGTCAGCAGAGGGAACGATTTTCACAGTACCTGCATGCTTCCCTGCCAAACTTCCCCCTCTTAACCCTCAGTCCATCTATCTGTGGTCCACTGAAACGCAGCTAGGGACAAGGGCTGAGGAGAAATGGGAATCTCCTTtggagaacagaaggaagaggCTAGAGAACTTGATACCCCCCACCTCCCATACCCGAGGAGAACAGGTCAGCAAACAGTCCATGCCATCCAGCCCAGTAAgctggggggtggtgggaagggtggagaggaagATGTCAGTAACTCCAGCACGGATGGGCTTGCtgcagaggtggagggaggaggctggggcagcAACATAGGAGAAGCTTTCTTTGTAGATCCGAGAAGGGAAACGATTTTTGGAGCCAAAAAGGAAAGACCTTGGGGTACTTTCCTTTTCCCTCAGGTCCTTAAGAGCAGTGGGTAGCTTCTTCACACTTTCTGTTCAGGGGGCCACTTAGTGGCTGGGGGAACGGGCCTTGTGGAACAGGTACACAGAACGCTGGAAGCCTGAGGAGAGAGTATGCAATTAGTAGGGGTTGGCAGGACTTCAAGACTCCACAGGGTCTGTAGCTTTCTTTCAGGGCCAGCCTTGACATCCCTCCCCATTCTCACCAAATCAGCCAACCTTACCTCTGGAGGTGTTGTGGGGTGTAGCCACAAGCTCATAGCTGGAGAAGCCCACCTCTGGGGAGGTCAGGTAGGAAGTGAACTGCTCTGGCCTCAGCTGGATTCGATAGTAGTTCTTATAGATTGTTTCctagggagaagggcaggggaccACTTCAGTTTGCTGGCTTTTCCCTGGCGTGGAATGATGCCCACCCAGGGGGCCTATTCACCTTGTTCAGAAAgtacttctctttctgcttcctcGAGGCCTTTCTTGTCTCAACTAAAGGAAGGATATCCCAATTTCCACCAAAATCCCAACTCACCGAGAGAGTCTTTCTCTTGCCATAAGATGACCAAGGTTGGGGTTCTAAGACCAGGATGCCCCCAGGACGTAGATGCCGGTAGATCCTGCGAAACATGCGCTTTAGCCCCTCATCTCCCCAATTCAGGTGCACCCACTTGGTGAGGCTGAGGCAGAGCACGACA
Proteins encoded:
- the PPP1R35 gene encoding protein phosphatase 1 regulatory subunit 35, encoding MMGCEEPGLELVEGEEAVAAPGPPPEPRAPEPRAPVPEPGLDLSLSLSPRSETPERPTCSPGRRKGRADRRGGARKGRQVRFRLAPLSPVRSEPLLAAAAPSEKLSAPQDLGAPAQQSSLALSLELQAARAAAEGQFDAAKAVEEQLRKSFQTRCGLEESVAEGLNVPRSKRLFRDLVSLQVPEEQVLNAALREKLALLPPQARAPPPKEPPGPGPDMTILCDPETLFYESPHLTVDGLPPLRLQLRPRPSEDTFLMHRTLRRWEA